One Nocardia huaxiensis genomic window, ATCAGGAGTATCGTTGCACTATCGGTGGCCTCTCGAATCCGGTCGCAACCAGACCGCTTCGTCACACGATTCTCGAGCAACCCGGCCGGTCTCGGCCGAGACAGGAGCGTCACCAATGACGCCGCAGCTCACTCGCGCCCGTCACCCGTCGCGCGCCGGCGTCGATCCTGGACTCCGCCACGGTGAACCCACGCCACGGGTCCTGTTGAAACCCCCGGCGTCCGCGGCCACCACGAACAACACCTCTACCGCCGTAGATCTCCTGCAGACCGGTATCCGCAGGCGTCGAGAGCGGAGGCGGCGAACCACCACGACCCGCCGGTGGGCCGGGCACCCGACATCACCCAACTGACCTGGCCGGCAACGATGGATCGCTTCGACTTCGTGAAGAGAGATGTTTCCGCGACTCTCGACATCACGGTCCACGCCGACACGGTGCTCGAATTCCAGATCGCGGTCGCCCACCAGCCCGGAATCGACCTGACCGAGTCGATGGACTTCATTCTCGACAGCCGCGGTCTCCAGCCACGCGAAGTCCTCGGAGCGCATGGCACTCGTATTCACCAGGTGAGCTCCCCCGCGGGCAGCCTTCGAGTGTGCTATCGCGCCACGGCCCTGGGATCGGCGACGGCCGAACCGGTCTCGGGCCATGACCTTTCGATGTACCTGCGGCCCAGCCGATTCGCCGAGTCCGACAAACTGCTCGGGTTCGCCGCAACCGAATTCGGTTGCGGAATAGGCGATCTCGGTATGCCCGCGCGGATCTCCGCCTGGGTCGGCAGCAGGATCTGCTACCTCGCGGGCAGTAGCGACCCCATCGACGGGGCCGTGGAGACGCTGCTGTCCGGCGCTGGGGTGTGCCGCGACTTCACCCACCTCGTCGTCGCGCTGTCGCGGGCCGTCGGAGTGCCCGCGCGGGTCGCGGCCGTCTACGCCCCGGGCTGCATGCCGATGGATTTCCATTCCGTCGCCGAGGCTTTCGTGGACGGCGCGTGGCGAGCATTCGACCCGACCTGCCTCGCCCCGCGGGCCGCCCTCCTGCGGATCGCCACCGGCCGCGACGCCTCCGATATCGCCTTCCTCGCCAACCATGGTGGCGACATCAGCATGAACGGCCTGTCCGTGCACGCCACCATCGACGGCCCGCTGCCCATGGACGACATCGGTCGATCCATCGCGATCCGCTGAGCGCGAGCCCCGTATCCGGCGGGGGTGTAGTGTCATCGGCACGGTGATTGCTCACGCGCCGCCGACCCGGCAGCGCCATCGCCGAGAATCAGACCGCACACGGTCAGACGGGAGCGTCCACCATGGCGCTGCTCCATCACGGTTCACCTGATCACCCCGGCCCGCGCCAAGGTTGAGCGCTGTGACCATCCACTCCGCGCGCTTTGCCGCGACGCCCGCTGGTGTGACCGATGACGACGACGGCGTGAGCGCTTTCCTGGTACTCGGCGACGATCTGGTGCGCACCCTGACCGACGCGCTGCAGCGGCTGGACCTGCTTCGCGGCATCCTCGATGACACCGAATCGACACTGCCGCAACAATATTCGGCAAGAGAAGAGGTTCGCGAGCTGTTCGCGGCCGTCGAACTCGACGTCAGATCCGCCAAGAACGCCATGCTCTCGATCGCCGGCGCGTGGCCGATGTCGGCGGCGGGGCGCTCCGGCGCGCTGGTCATCCGCTCCACGCCCATCCCTTGACCGGCGCATCAATGGCACACGGGTGCAAGATTATTCACGGTCAGCCCGTTCGATCAGGCCATGTTGTCGCGCCACCGCGACGGCGGCCGGTCGAATCACCGAGAGCCGTCAGCCCATGCCGAAGCCTGCCGCGTCAGGCACAGGAGAGCCAGTTCATGACACTTCCCTGGACGACCGTGTACGGACCGCGGCGCACCGGCCCACGCCCGCTCCGCCTCTCCCTGCGGGACCCGGCCGCCCCTAAGGGGCCCGTCGATGGCGCCTGGTGGCCGAGGTCCAAGCAGCCCGCCGCCGAACTGCACGAGTTGGTCGCGGCCGTCGCTACCCGGCTCGGTTCCATGGTTCGCGTTGGATTCGATTGGCGAACAAATGATCCCGATAGTTTCACGCGCCGTGGCACCGCAGCCGTCGCCACGACGAGCAGGGCCGGCATCATGTACCTGTTCGGAAGCAACGGCGCACGCCTCGACGTGCTGGTCATCCCCGCGGACACCCACCCGAACGCGGCCGCCGCCCAAATGCGCTGGGCCTCCGGCAAACCGCAGCCCAGTCCGACAGCCCGGCCGCGGGCGCCGGAGAAACACCGTGAAGTGACGAAATCCCGCCCTCGGGTACCGGGGATCGGCGCATGATCAAGGTCTTCCCAGCCGATGACCGCGAGTTGGTACGCCGCGGGCTGTTCGGCCTGCTCGCCGCCGATCCCGAAATGACGGTGGTCGGCGAGGCCGGCACCGTCTCGCACGCGCTGGCTCGAATCCCGGTGCCGCGGACCGATGTGGCCGTGGTGGATGTGAGTCTGCCCGACGGCAACGGCATCGAATTGTGCCGGGAACTGCTGTCGCGCTCGGACGAACCGCGGTGCCTGGTCCTGACTGCCCACACACAGGGCTTCACCGCCGGTGGCGACCGCCCCTGCGGTCACGTCAATGGCCCGAATGTCGGCGATCCCGTTCCGCGAGTGCGGTGCGCAGACCGTGACGGCCCGACGGTGAATCGACCGCGGTCCGCGGGTGCGGGCCGAACTTGTCTTCCGACGATGTCTCGGGGGCATCGTCGGAAGTCGCGATCAGCAAATCGTCGGGGAGCGCGAGTTTGCCGATCGTGCGCAGGGTGAGCAAGTATTGCCGGGGCAGCGGGCCGGTGTTGTAGGGCAGGTCGTATTTGTCGCAGAGGGCGCGGACGCGCTCGGCGATCTCCGGGTAGCGGTTGCTGGGCAGATCGGGGAACAGGTGGTGTTCGATCTGGTTGGACAGGTGACCGCTGAGGAAGGCCAGCACCGGGCCGGCATCGAAGTTCGCGGTGCCGAGCATCTGCCGCAGATACCACTCCGGTTTGGACTCGTGCTCGATCGCGGCGGGCGTGAATTTCTCCGCGCCGTCGGGGAAATGGCCGCAGAAGATCACCACGTAGGCCCACAGGTTGCGCAGCGCGTTGGCGGCCGCGTTCGCGGCGAGGGTGCGGCGCCAGCGGCGGCCGCTCAGGGCCGGGAGGAGTAGATAGTCCTTGCCGGTCTGGCGGGCGATCTTGCGCAGCAATGCCCTGGTGTGCGTAGACTTCTCGGCGGCGGTCGCGGCGCGCTCCTGTTCGGAGTACAGGCCGTGCAGCGCGATCCCCCACTCGAAAGTCACTGCCAGGAACAGGTTTTGCAGCGGTTGCAGCAGCAGTCGCGGCCGCCACGGCTGATCACGTGTCACCCGCATGACACCGAAGCCGATGTCGTCGTCGATGCCCAGCACATTGGTGAACACGTGATGGCGGTAGTTGTGCGAGTAACGCCACTGCGATGACACCCCGGCCATATCCCATTCCCAAGTGTTGGAATGGATTTCCGGATCGTTCATCCAGTCCCATTGGCCGTGGCAGACATTGTGGCCGATCTCCATGTTCTCGATGCTCTTCGCGCCCGCCAGCGCCACCGCGCCCAGCGCGACACCGAGTTTCGTTCCGCTGCAGGCGATGACCAGGCGTGAGGTCAGGTCGAGAATGCGCTGGAAGGCGATCGTCCGGCGAATGTAGGCCGCATCCCGGGCGCCGAGCCGCTGGTCGATGTCACGACGTATCGCGTCGAGTTCACATCCCAGCGCCTCGACGTCCTCCGCGCTCAAATGCGCGTAGACCGCGATCTGCGTAATCGCCATTCTCCCAGCTTAAGCCATTACTACATTTTATGTCTACGGCGTAGACTTACGTTGTAGATGAAGATTCGCCATCGAGAAAGCGTCGACCATCATGAACCGGATCCGAGCCGGGCCCGCCGGTACCCCGAACCCCGCCGCGAATCGGCCGCGCAACGCGCCCTTGACCCGGGCTACGATGCTGACCGCAGCACTCGAGATCATCGATCGTGACAGCGTGGACCAGCTCTCGATGCGCCGCCTCGGCCGTGCGCTCGGCCGCGATCCGATGACCCTCTACCGGCACGCAGCGAACAAGGCGGCGCTGCTCGACGGGGTCGCCGAACTCGTGCTCGCGCAACTGACCGTCGATCCCGCCGACGCCGATTGGCGTCACCAATTATGCAGTGTCGCACGCGATTACCGCAGTCTCGCCGTCGCCCACCCGCACACGGTGCCGCTGCTGGTCACCCTGCCCCTGGCCACCCCGCTGGCACTGCGCCCGCTGGGGACCCTGCGGCCGCTGGAACGCATCCTCGACCTGCTCACCCGAGCGGATTTCAGCAGCCCAGACGCGTTGCACATCTATCGTGCGCTGTTCGGCTTCCTGCATGGTCACATCCTCACCGAACTCCAGGAACTCGTCGAACGCCCCGAGGAGACCGACGACGTCCTGCGCCTGGGCTTGTACCGTCTCCCGCTCGGCGAGTTCCCGCTGCTGCGTGGCCTCGCCTCGGACCTGGCCGCCTACGACGGCGCGATCGAACTGGAGCGCGGCCTCGACATTCTGCTCGGCGGCCTCTCTCTCACCGTTCCCGCGATCGCGACAAAACCCCGAAAGAAGCATCGATCATGACATCGCCACGGCACAGCACCACCGCGAACCAGATGTCCCCGCCACACCGGCTTCGACTCGAGCTGAACGCCGCCGCCACCGGACCCGTCGATGGATTCTGGTGGCCGCGCGGCCGTGACCTCGCCGCGGAGCTTCCGGCACTGCTCGCGATGCTCGCACCGGTGCTGGGCTCGATCCAGCGGGTGGTCTACCACCTCGACGAATGGAGCCCCACACCGAGGAAACTCGATGTCGGCGGACGGCAGGTGCGGCTCGACGGCTACCGGCATATGCCCGCCCGCATCCTCGAGGTCCACGGCGTCGAGGTCGGCGCCCGGCTCACCCTCCGCCTCATCACTCCGATCGACGACACCGATATGGTTGCCGCGCAACAGCGTTGGGACTCCGAGGGCGGAGCGGTCAGTGCCCGGGAGCGGGCAGCGTCGCGGTGAGACCGGTCAGCAGGATATCGAGACCGCGTTCGAGTTCGGCCGCGCCGTCGTAGGCGGCCAGAATCGGCGCGAGCTCACGCACCAGCGGAAACTCGTCGAGCGGGAGCCGGTACAGCCCCAGGCGCAGCACCTCGTCGGTCTCCTCGGGGCGCTCCACGATCTCCTGCAACTCGTTGAGCACATGTCCGTAGAGGAATCCGAACAGGGCGCGGTAGACGTGCAACGCGTCCGCACCGGAAAACCCCGCGCGGGTGAGCAATTCGAGGATGCCCTCCAGCGGCCGCACCACCGACGGCGGGCGCAGGCCCAGGGGCGTCGACAGCGGGCGGGTCACCAGCAGCGGCACCACCCGCGGGTGCGCCAGCGCCAACCGGCGGAAATCCCTTGCGACGGACCGCAACTGGCCGACCCAATCGCTGTCGGTGGCATCCACGGACAGCTGCGCGAACACGATCTCGGCGATACCGTCGAGGACCGCGGCCTTGTTCGCCACATGCCGGTAGATCACCATCGGATCGCGGCCGACGGCCTCGGCCAGGCGCCGCATCGACAACCCGTCCACGCCCTCGCGATCCACCAGCTCGAGCGCGGCGGTCAGCACGGCCGCCCTGGTAACCGGGCCATTGCCGGTATCGGCCCGCCGATTCGCGGATCGCGCGTTCCTGCCACCCGTGCCACGTTCGACCATGCGGAGGATCCTCCGTTTCCCTTCGGACCATCCGAATCACGTCGATCGTAGGCAGACGGCGTTGACAGTGCGGCGCGACTCGCGCCATTCGCCGCGGGTGCGCGCGCCGGCCCAGGGTCGGCGGCATTGCGCTCACCAGCGCGGCTATCTCCGGGGATGCGCCGCTCGCCGCATCTGGTCATCGGCGAGTCTGGGCGGGGTGTCGAACGGGACGACGAGCAGGACCAGCAGTCCGCCGTCGGTTCCGATCAGCCGCATGACGGCGGGTGGCTGGTCGAGGCCGGGTCCGAACAACTCGACGCCGTCGGCGTGATCGATGCGGCGTTGAGACAGGCTCTTGGCATTCCAATCGAATCCGATGCGGGCTATCGGCCCGGTGCGCGGCGTGATGGCGGTGATCAGATCGTGCAGTTCGGCGGTGAGGTTGGCGGTCCGCGGCCACCACGCGCCGTCGACATCACCGGCCCTGGACCGGCGCTCCCGCAGCAGCAGCCGTGGCGTGCGGGTCGGCGCAGGGAAGGGCTGGGTTCGGTCGGAAGCCGGACCCATGTAGGGCATCCCTATACGGAAGGCGAACACCTCAGGCCTCCGAGCCCGACAGGATCGCGCGGGCGGTGCCCTGATCGGTGGTCGAGCCGATGACGCGCAAGACGATCATGCCGCCGCCCCGGCCGAAGACGTAGAGGATGTTGCCCAGTTCGAACGAGTAGGCGTCGAGCTGTATCGTTCGCTCCCCGAGGACCAGCCGACCACGGGCCCGTGACCAGCTGGTGCGGTCGTAGACCACTCGTCGCGCCGGTCCCAGCCGACGTGCCAGCACCATCAGCAAATTCGGCAATTCCGCCGCGAGATCATCGGATCGGGGCCACCAGACGCCATCGATATAGCCGACGTCCTCGCCCCGCGGCGCCAACCGCAAGCGGGGCTCGAGGCCGGGCGGGCCCAGGCGTCCGACGGATTGGTCGTGCCACCACTTGCGAAGGACATCTTCGAAGATGATCATGAGCGACTGCCTGCTTTCGACATGTTGACGGCATGCGGTGCCGCAGCGGCGGTTTCGCGAGCCAGGAAGGCGCTGATCTCGCCGATCGCACTCATCAGCGGCGCCGGGAAGACCACGGTGGTGTTCTTGTCCAGTCGGTATCGGCCAGCGCCTGATCGAGCGTGTGCTGCCCGACCACCTTGCGCAGCGTGGTCTGGGCGATCTGATCGATTGCCGCATAAACGTTCTCGATCGCGACGACCGACTTCTCGGCATCGACGACCCGGAAGTAGGCGACGGCGGAGATGTCTACGCTGACATTGTCTCGGGTGATGATGCCCTGCGACTGGATCGGCATGGTGACGATGCGCATCGACACTCGCCGCAGGCGATCGACGACCGGGATGATGAAATTCAACCCGGGCTCCCGGACCGCGATCACGCGTCCGAGCCGGAACAGCACACCCCTCTCGTACTGTGTCACCACCCGAATCGACAGCGCCGACAGAACCACGGCCACCACCGCGACGGCGATCGCGACACCGATTACATTCATGACTCCTCCTCACGAAAGTGAGAGTCACACGCCAGCGTAGGCCGTTTCCGCCGTTGGTGTCTACATCGTAGAATAACGTGGTTGACACACTCGGGTCGTCCAGTCAGCGGATCTGCTCGGGAATCGTGTCGAGCGCCTGTAGCACCCGCACCGCCAGTTCGGTCGCCGCGCCGTCGTCGAGCTCGGAATGCTCCTGTACGACGTCTCGGACCCGGGCCACTCGCCGCTCGTATCGCGTTGTGATCGTCACTCTCATACTCCCTGGTAAGCCGCTCGCCCAACCGGCATGTCACCCGATTAAGCCGTAGACTCCCATTGTAGCTCTACATTGTTGACATCACGCCTCGCTGGGCGTGTGCTGAACAGGCAACGTGGAGGATCGCCATGATCGTCATCGTCGGACTCGTCATCCTGGTCGCCTCCGTGCTCATCGGGCTGGCCGGCGTCCTGGCCAACGGCGGCAACGCCCACGCGCTGACCGACAACTTCGCCGTCTTCGGATATCACGTCACAGGATCGACCGGGTTGCTGTTCCTGTACGGCATCGTCGTCGGCGCCGCAGGGCTGGCCGGACTGGCCATCCTGCTGGGCGGCGCTCGCCGCACCGCCCGCCGGGGCGCGGCCACCCGGGCCGAGCTCGTAGCGTCGCGCCGTGAACTCGCGGCTTCCGGCTCGGGGGCGCCGGACACACCCACCCGCTACGCGCACACCGGCACCGCCGATGCCACGGTCCCCGGAACCCCGACCGGGAATCCCAACCAGGAGCCTCGATGATCATTTTCCTCGACTTCGCGGCGGGAATCCTCGTCGGCGCGATCGCCGTGATGGCGCTCAACCGCCGCGGACCCCACCTCCCACCCGGTCTGCGCGGCCAGCGACCCGAAGACACCGCGATGAGCCGCGACATCGACGAAAACGCTGGCGGCGCGAGGCATATCCGCACCTACCCGAGCTGGCGCGACCGATTCGAACGACGATCCTGACCCGCCCCCGCACGGTCACGATTCGTCACGAAACAGATT contains:
- a CDS encoding transglutaminase-like domain-containing protein → MKRDVSATLDITVHADTVLEFQIAVAHQPGIDLTESMDFILDSRGLQPREVLGAHGTRIHQVSSPAGSLRVCYRATALGSATAEPVSGHDLSMYLRPSRFAESDKLLGFAATEFGCGIGDLGMPARISAWVGSRICYLAGSSDPIDGAVETLLSGAGVCRDFTHLVVALSRAVGVPARVAAVYAPGCMPMDFHSVAEAFVDGAWRAFDPTCLAPRAALLRIATGRDASDIAFLANHGGDISMNGLSVHATIDGPLPMDDIGRSIAIR
- a CDS encoding DUF5994 family protein; this translates as MIIFEDVLRKWWHDQSVGRLGPPGLEPRLRLAPRGEDVGYIDGVWWPRSDDLAAELPNLLMVLARRLGPARRVVYDRTSWSRARGRLVLGERTIQLDAYSFELGNILYVFGRGGGMIVLRVIGSTTDQGTARAILSGSEA
- a CDS encoding fatty acid desaturase family protein, yielding MAITQIAVYAHLSAEDVEALGCELDAIRRDIDQRLGARDAAYIRRTIAFQRILDLTSRLVIACSGTKLGVALGAVALAGAKSIENMEIGHNVCHGQWDWMNDPEIHSNTWEWDMAGVSSQWRYSHNYRHHVFTNVLGIDDDIGFGVMRVTRDQPWRPRLLLQPLQNLFLAVTFEWGIALHGLYSEQERAATAAEKSTHTRALLRKIARQTGKDYLLLPALSGRRWRRTLAANAAANALRNLWAYVVIFCGHFPDGAEKFTPAAIEHESKPEWYLRQMLGTANFDAGPVLAFLSGHLSNQIEHHLFPDLPSNRYPEIAERVRALCDKYDLPYNTGPLPRQYLLTLRTIGKLALPDDLLIATSDDAPETSSEDKFGPHPRTAVDSPSGRHGLRTALAERDRRHSGH
- a CDS encoding TetR/AcrR family transcriptional regulator; translated protein: MNRIRAGPAGTPNPAANRPRNAPLTRATMLTAALEIIDRDSVDQLSMRRLGRALGRDPMTLYRHAANKAALLDGVAELVLAQLTVDPADADWRHQLCSVARDYRSLAVAHPHTVPLLVTLPLATPLALRPLGTLRPLERILDLLTRADFSSPDALHIYRALFGFLHGHILTELQELVERPEETDDVLRLGLYRLPLGEFPLLRGLASDLAAYDGAIELERGLDILLGGLSLTVPAIATKPRKKHRS
- a CDS encoding DUF5994 family protein, translated to MTLPWTTVYGPRRTGPRPLRLSLRDPAAPKGPVDGAWWPRSKQPAAELHELVAAVATRLGSMVRVGFDWRTNDPDSFTRRGTAAVATTSRAGIMYLFGSNGARLDVLVIPADTHPNAAAAQMRWASGKPQPSPTARPRAPEKHREVTKSRPRVPGIGA
- a CDS encoding DUF5994 family protein — protein: MTSPRHSTTANQMSPPHRLRLELNAAATGPVDGFWWPRGRDLAAELPALLAMLAPVLGSIQRVVYHLDEWSPTPRKLDVGGRQVRLDGYRHMPARILEVHGVEVGARLTLRLITPIDDTDMVAAQQRWDSEGGAVSARERAASR
- a CDS encoding DUF6307 family protein, with the translated sequence MTITTRYERRVARVRDVVQEHSELDDGAATELAVRVLQALDTIPEQIR
- a CDS encoding DUF5994 family protein; translated protein: MGPASDRTQPFPAPTRTPRLLLRERRSRAGDVDGAWWPRTANLTAELHDLITAITPRTGPIARIGFDWNAKSLSQRRIDHADGVELFGPGLDQPPAVMRLIGTDGGLLVLLVVPFDTPPRLADDQMRRAAHPRR
- a CDS encoding TetR/AcrR family transcriptional regulator C-terminal domain-containing protein, producing MVERGTGGRNARSANRRADTGNGPVTRAAVLTAALELVDREGVDGLSMRRLAEAVGRDPMVIYRHVANKAAVLDGIAEIVFAQLSVDATDSDWVGQLRSVARDFRRLALAHPRVVPLLVTRPLSTPLGLRPPSVVRPLEGILELLTRAGFSGADALHVYRALFGFLYGHVLNELQEIVERPEETDEVLRLGLYRLPLDEFPLVRELAPILAAYDGAAELERGLDILLTGLTATLPAPGH